Proteins encoded by one window of Streptomyces sp. NBC_01571:
- the gcvH gene encoding glycine cleavage system protein GcvH, whose translation MSNPQQLRYSKEHEWLSVAEDGVSTVGITEFAANALGDVVYAQLPEVGDTVTAGESCGELESTKSVSDLYAPVTGEIVEANQDVVDDPSLVNSAPFEGGWLFKVRVTDEPDDLMSADEYTAFTAG comes from the coding sequence ATGAGCAACCCCCAGCAGCTGCGCTACAGCAAGGAGCACGAGTGGCTGTCGGTCGCCGAGGACGGCGTCTCGACAGTCGGCATCACCGAGTTCGCGGCCAACGCGCTCGGCGATGTCGTCTACGCCCAGCTTCCGGAGGTCGGTGACACGGTGACCGCGGGCGAGTCCTGCGGGGAGCTGGAGTCGACCAAGTCGGTCAGCGACCTGTACGCGCCGGTCACCGGCGAGATCGTGGAGGCCAACCAGGACGTCGTGGACGACCCCTCACTGGTGAACTCCGCGCCCTTCGAGGGCGGCTGGCTGTTCAAGGTACGCGTCACCGACGAGCCGGACGACCTGATGTCCGCCGACGAGTACACCGCCTTCACCGCCGGCTGA
- the gcvT gene encoding glycine cleavage system aminomethyltransferase GcvT — MSSNAPRRTALDALHRSLGATMTDFAGWDMPLRYGSERDEHVAVRTRAGLFDLSHMGEITVTGPQAAALLNHALVGNIASVGVGRARYTMICRADGGILDDLIVYRLAETEYMVVANASNAQVVLDALTERAAGFDAEVRDDRDAYALLAIQGPESPGILKSLTDADLDGLKYYAGLPGTVAGVPALIARTGYTGEDGFELFVAPSDAEKLWQALTEAGAPAGLVPCGLSCRDTLRLEAGMPLYGHELTTSLTPFDAGLGRVVKFEKEGDFVGREALEAAAERAAANPPRVLVGLVAEGRRVPRAGFAVVAGGAVVGEVTSGAPSPTLGRPIAMAYVDAAHAAPGTTGVGVDIRGSHEPYEVVALPFYKRQK; from the coding sequence ATGAGCAGTAACGCCCCCCGCCGTACCGCGCTCGATGCCCTGCATCGCTCGCTGGGCGCGACGATGACCGACTTCGCGGGCTGGGACATGCCCCTGCGGTACGGCTCCGAGCGCGACGAGCACGTCGCCGTCCGCACCCGCGCCGGTCTCTTCGACCTCTCGCACATGGGCGAGATCACGGTCACCGGCCCGCAGGCCGCCGCGCTGCTGAACCACGCGCTGGTGGGCAACATCGCCTCCGTCGGCGTGGGCCGTGCCCGCTACACCATGATCTGCCGGGCTGACGGCGGCATCCTGGACGACCTGATCGTGTACCGGCTGGCCGAGACCGAGTACATGGTCGTCGCCAACGCCTCCAACGCCCAGGTCGTCCTCGACGCGCTGACCGAGCGCGCCGCCGGTTTCGACGCCGAGGTCCGTGACGACCGGGACGCGTACGCGCTGCTCGCCATCCAGGGCCCCGAGTCCCCCGGCATCCTCAAGTCGCTGACCGACGCCGACCTCGACGGCCTGAAGTACTACGCGGGTCTGCCGGGCACGGTCGCGGGCGTCCCGGCGCTGATCGCGCGCACCGGCTACACGGGCGAGGACGGCTTCGAGCTCTTCGTGGCCCCGTCCGACGCCGAGAAGCTCTGGCAGGCGCTGACCGAGGCGGGGGCACCGGCCGGGCTGGTCCCGTGCGGTCTGTCCTGCCGCGACACGCTGCGCCTGGAGGCGGGCATGCCGCTGTACGGGCACGAGCTGACCACCTCGCTCACCCCCTTCGACGCGGGGCTCGGGCGGGTCGTGAAGTTCGAGAAGGAGGGTGACTTCGTGGGGCGCGAGGCCCTGGAGGCCGCCGCCGAACGCGCCGCCGCGAACCCCCCGCGGGTGCTCGTCGGGCTCGTCGCCGAGGGCCGCCGCGTCCCGCGCGCCGGGTTCGCCGTCGTCGCGGGCGGCGCGGTCGTCGGCGAGGTCACCTCCGGCGCCCCCTCCCCTACGCTGGGCCGGCCGATCGCCATGGCCTACGTCGACGCCGCGCACGCCGCACCGGGCACGACCGGGGTCGGCGTGGACATCCGGGGCAGTCACGAACCGTACGAGGTCGTGGCCCTGCCGTTCTACAAGCGCCAGAAGTAG
- a CDS encoding AAA family ATPase: MTVNRTRAYATTSALALPQQPSTAAREACGTLPAAVVRDLRERAGHSPHGLYFGTADLVVVTGLPGSGKSTLMRRAVAGRRVDSQDTRDRWDGRLARRLPYAVYRPFVRLAHYAGLRRTLRSGAGVVVHDCGTQAWVRRWLAREARRRGGTLHLLLLDVTPGTALEGQRERGRGVSRYAFARHRGALSRLLRCVERGELPEGCGSAVLLDREAADVLRRIDFDG, encoded by the coding sequence ATCACGGTGAACAGGACCAGGGCGTACGCGACGACCTCGGCCCTCGCGCTGCCGCAGCAGCCGAGTACCGCGGCCCGGGAGGCGTGCGGCACGCTTCCGGCGGCCGTCGTCCGCGACCTCAGGGAGCGGGCCGGGCACAGCCCGCACGGCCTGTACTTCGGCACGGCGGACCTCGTGGTGGTCACCGGGCTGCCGGGCAGCGGCAAGTCGACCCTGATGCGCCGCGCGGTCGCCGGCCGGCGCGTGGACTCCCAGGACACCCGCGACCGCTGGGACGGCCGGCTGGCCCGCCGGCTCCCGTACGCCGTCTACCGCCCCTTCGTCCGCCTCGCGCACTACGCGGGCCTGCGCCGCACGCTGCGTTCCGGCGCAGGCGTCGTCGTGCACGACTGCGGTACCCAGGCCTGGGTGCGCCGCTGGCTCGCCCGCGAGGCCCGCCGCCGGGGCGGCACCCTCCACCTCCTGCTCCTCGACGTCACGCCCGGCACGGCGCTGGAGGGTCAGCGCGAGCGCGGCCGGGGCGTCTCGCGGTACGCCTTCGCGCGTCACCGGGGCGCGCTGAGCCGGCTGCTGCGCTGCGTCGAGCGGGGCGAACTGCCGGAGGGCTGCGGCTCGGCGGTACTCCTCGACCGCGAAGCGGCGGACGTGCTGCGCCGGATCGACTTCGACGGCTGA
- a CDS encoding enhanced serine sensitivity protein SseB produces the protein MDFPDFPAPAHPHPHPHGGWPGNELEEVLSASLGVPSAGGRIVEVLGRSFVWVPLPNGGGPHAGPLDLPTLEIEGQAYVPVFSSEEQFRQVVGSHLSFTIAPAVEFARGLPPQVGVAINPGGVVGVPLPPLVVAELCRAGRTPLDGPASGGRVQLSEPDWQDDPVDFLAAASGEFAATGVVLTARRCLASIEGDDPLMFIGVELTGWEGDARTLPLDALGRALGRVPVDRPVNMVFLDVAQDPVGEWMRANVRPFYRQGY, from the coding sequence ATGGACTTCCCCGACTTCCCGGCACCAGCGCACCCGCACCCCCACCCGCACGGCGGGTGGCCGGGCAACGAACTGGAGGAGGTGCTCTCCGCGTCCCTCGGAGTGCCCTCGGCGGGCGGCCGCATCGTCGAGGTCCTCGGCCGCAGCTTCGTCTGGGTGCCGCTGCCCAACGGCGGCGGTCCGCACGCCGGCCCCCTCGATCTGCCCACGCTGGAGATCGAGGGCCAGGCGTACGTGCCGGTCTTCAGCTCCGAGGAACAGTTCCGCCAGGTCGTCGGCAGCCATCTGTCGTTCACGATCGCGCCCGCCGTCGAGTTCGCCCGCGGGCTGCCCCCGCAGGTCGGCGTCGCGATCAACCCGGGCGGTGTGGTGGGCGTACCGCTGCCGCCCCTCGTGGTCGCCGAGCTGTGCCGTGCCGGGCGCACCCCGCTGGACGGTCCCGCGAGCGGCGGCCGGGTGCAGCTCTCCGAACCCGACTGGCAGGACGACCCGGTGGACTTCCTGGCCGCGGCCTCGGGCGAGTTCGCGGCGACCGGTGTGGTGCTGACCGCGCGCCGCTGCCTGGCCAGCATCGAGGGCGACGACCCCCTGATGTTCATCGGGGTCGAACTGACCGGATGGGAGGGCGACGCCCGGACGCTCCCGCTGGACGCGCTCGGCCGGGCCCTCGGCCGGGTGCCGGTGGACCGGCCGGTGAACATGGTGTTCCTCGACGTCGCGCAGGACCCGGTGGGGGAGTGGATGCGCGCGAACGTGCGACCGTTCTACCGGCAGGGCTACTGA
- a CDS encoding enhanced serine sensitivity protein SseB C-terminal domain-containing protein: MSASGTAAAGQVEHMLRQVTPGRYDAYEALLRALATPSSGQVWMLLWHGQGGSPDAQYGNMEVEGLGYAPCVTSAQELSASGWNRSYEVVDGLDVARTLYPDHFGLWLNPHAPGGGLGIPWLDLRRIAAGLERQPAGPLRLSEPGIEIPQFYALLTQNAHRTPAVRSLRRTWVQPALGAPYLAIGLDVYDTSPAAVDSVRAMMQQSIGAVPEGLPVSTVAMSDEYDPVAMWLRANARPFYDREAHAAPAQAPVAGGYGYPPARGVY, from the coding sequence GTGAGTGCGTCGGGCACGGCCGCGGCCGGGCAGGTCGAGCACATGCTGCGCCAGGTGACGCCCGGGCGTTACGACGCCTACGAGGCGCTCCTTCGCGCGCTCGCGACCCCGTCGTCCGGCCAGGTGTGGATGCTGCTCTGGCACGGCCAGGGTGGCTCCCCGGACGCCCAGTACGGGAACATGGAGGTGGAGGGCCTCGGTTACGCGCCGTGCGTCACCTCCGCCCAGGAGCTCTCGGCCAGTGGCTGGAACCGGTCGTACGAGGTCGTCGACGGCCTCGACGTGGCCCGCACCCTCTACCCCGACCACTTCGGACTCTGGCTCAATCCGCACGCTCCCGGCGGCGGGCTCGGCATCCCGTGGCTGGATCTGCGCCGGATCGCCGCGGGCCTGGAGCGCCAGCCCGCAGGCCCGCTGCGGCTGTCCGAACCCGGCATCGAGATCCCGCAGTTCTACGCCCTGCTCACGCAGAACGCGCATCGCACCCCCGCCGTCCGCTCCCTGCGGCGGACCTGGGTGCAGCCCGCGCTCGGAGCGCCCTATCTGGCCATCGGGCTCGACGTCTACGACACCTCGCCGGCCGCCGTCGACTCGGTGCGGGCGATGATGCAGCAGTCGATCGGCGCCGTTCCGGAGGGGCTGCCCGTGTCGACCGTCGCGATGTCCGACGAGTACGACCCGGTGGCGATGTGGCTGCGCGCCAACGCGCGCCCGTTCTACGACCGCGAGGCCCACGCGGCCCCCGCGCAGGCTCCGGTGGCGGGCGGGTACGGGTACCCGCCGGCGCGCGGTGTTTACTGA
- a CDS encoding ABC transporter permease translates to MTAPLHEPTAEAPPSAAEEAAAATAGEKVVQGRSLGRIAWERLKRDKLALTGGIVVLVLIVIALLAPVITHLLGQDPDTFNEKLIDPLFGTPTGSLGGISGDHLLGVEPINGRDILARILYGARVSLLVGFLSAVVAVILGTVLGILAGFFGGWVDSLISRVMDGLLAFPQLLFTIALVSVMPNNMLGLSGSNVRVFVMILVIGFFGWPYIGRVVRGQTLSMREREYVEAARSLGAGRFYILFKELLPNLVAPIIVYTTMMIPTNILTEAALSFLGVGVKPPTSSWGQMLSSAIDYYESDPMYMVVPGVAIFITVLAFNLFGDGVRDALDPKASR, encoded by the coding sequence ATGACGGCACCATTGCACGAGCCGACCGCGGAGGCACCCCCGAGTGCGGCCGAAGAAGCGGCGGCTGCCACCGCCGGCGAGAAGGTCGTGCAGGGACGTTCCCTGGGCCGGATCGCCTGGGAGCGCCTGAAGAGGGACAAGCTCGCCCTGACCGGCGGCATCGTCGTGCTCGTCCTCATCGTGATCGCCCTGCTCGCGCCAGTGATCACCCACCTGCTCGGTCAGGACCCGGACACCTTCAACGAGAAGCTGATCGACCCTCTGTTCGGCACTCCCACGGGGTCATTGGGCGGCATCAGCGGCGACCACCTGCTGGGCGTCGAGCCCATCAACGGCCGCGACATCCTCGCCCGCATCCTCTACGGTGCCCGCGTCTCGCTCCTGGTGGGCTTCCTCTCCGCCGTCGTCGCGGTCATCCTCGGCACCGTGCTCGGCATCCTGGCGGGCTTCTTCGGAGGCTGGGTCGACTCGCTCATCAGCCGCGTGATGGACGGCCTGCTGGCCTTCCCGCAGCTTCTGTTCACGATCGCCCTGGTCTCGGTGATGCCGAACAACATGCTGGGCCTGTCCGGCTCCAACGTGCGTGTGTTCGTGATGATCCTGGTCATCGGCTTCTTCGGCTGGCCCTACATCGGACGCGTGGTGCGCGGCCAGACGCTCTCGATGCGTGAGCGCGAGTACGTCGAGGCCGCCCGATCGCTGGGCGCCGGGCGCTTCTACATCCTGTTCAAGGAGCTGCTGCCCAACCTGGTGGCGCCGATCATCGTCTACACGACGATGATGATCCCCACGAACATCCTCACCGAGGCGGCGCTCAGCTTCCTGGGCGTGGGCGTCAAGCCGCCCACCTCGTCCTGGGGACAGATGCTGTCGAGCGCGATCGACTACTACGAGTCCGACCCCATGTACATGGTGGTCCCCGGTGTGGCGATCTTCATCACCGTCCTTGCCTTCAACCTGTTCGGCGACGGCGTGCGTGACGCGCTGGACCCGAAGGCTTCCCGCTGA
- a CDS encoding ABC transporter substrate-binding protein has protein sequence MTTQRTSGRRKQAFAAAAAVAALLTTAACGGSGSDDKGGSKTGAAGFDAANNKVAQASLAKKGGTLRFGGAQDADSWDTTRGYYGFMWDFARYYSRQLVTGKTEPGKAGAELTPDLATGLAKVTDDGKTYTYTLRDGVTWEDGKPITSKDVKYGIERVWAQDVLSGGPTYLKDFLDPKGEYKGPYKDTSKDKLGLKAISTPDDKTVVFHLPKANSDFQEVLGLVSASPVRQDMDTKSKYGLKPFSSGPYKFSSYSPGKSLTLERNTQWKQSSDPIRKAYPDKITVQFFSDANQLDQRLLNGDLDLDINQTGMSPQGRTTALKEHKANLDNPISGYIRYAAFPQSVKPFDNVNCRKAVILGADHVSLQTARGGPVAGGDIGTNMLPPSVPGAEGQKYDPYGISGADKNGNVAKAKEALKACGKPNGFTTTIAVRNNKPVEVATAQSLQASLKKVGITAQIDQFDGSQTTGIIGSPSNVKKKGYGIIIMGWGPDFPTVQGFGLPLWDSKYIAPSGNNNFALINDKTIDGLFDQYVTTLDEAGKTKLSTEINHKVMEGAYYLPFTFEKFINWRGDNLANVYTTDNYSGTYDFVNLGLKNPKK, from the coding sequence GTGACTACCCAACGCACCTCAGGGCGGCGTAAGCAGGCGTTCGCCGCCGCTGCTGCGGTCGCCGCACTGCTGACCACAGCGGCGTGCGGCGGCAGTGGCAGCGACGACAAGGGCGGTTCGAAGACCGGCGCCGCCGGTTTCGACGCCGCGAACAACAAGGTCGCCCAGGCCTCCCTTGCCAAGAAGGGTGGCACGCTGCGGTTCGGCGGTGCCCAGGACGCCGACTCGTGGGACACCACGCGTGGCTACTACGGCTTCATGTGGGACTTCGCGCGCTACTACAGCCGCCAGCTGGTCACGGGCAAGACGGAGCCGGGCAAGGCGGGCGCCGAGCTCACCCCGGACCTCGCCACCGGTCTCGCCAAGGTCACCGACGACGGCAAGACCTACACGTACACCCTGCGTGACGGCGTCACGTGGGAGGACGGCAAGCCGATCACGTCCAAGGACGTCAAGTACGGCATCGAGCGCGTCTGGGCGCAGGACGTGCTGTCCGGCGGTCCGACCTACCTCAAGGACTTCCTGGACCCGAAGGGCGAGTACAAGGGTCCCTACAAGGACACGTCCAAGGACAAGCTGGGCCTGAAGGCGATCTCCACCCCGGACGACAAGACCGTCGTCTTCCACCTCCCCAAGGCCAACTCGGACTTCCAGGAGGTGCTGGGTCTGGTCTCGGCCTCCCCGGTCCGCCAGGACATGGACACCAAGTCCAAGTACGGCCTGAAGCCGTTCTCCTCCGGCCCGTACAAGTTCTCGTCGTACAGCCCCGGCAAGAGCCTGACGCTGGAGCGCAACACCCAGTGGAAGCAGTCCTCGGACCCGATCCGCAAGGCGTACCCGGACAAGATCACCGTTCAGTTCTTCTCGGACGCCAACCAGCTGGACCAGCGTCTGCTCAACGGTGACCTGGACCTGGACATCAACCAGACCGGCATGTCCCCGCAGGGCCGCACCACCGCCCTGAAGGAGCACAAGGCCAACCTGGACAACCCGATCTCCGGCTACATCCGTTACGCGGCCTTCCCGCAGAGCGTGAAGCCGTTCGACAACGTCAATTGCCGCAAGGCGGTCATCCTCGGCGCCGACCACGTCTCGCTGCAGACCGCGCGCGGTGGCCCGGTCGCCGGTGGTGACATCGGCACCAACATGCTCCCGCCGTCCGTCCCGGGCGCCGAGGGCCAGAAGTACGACCCGTACGGCATCTCCGGTGCCGACAAGAACGGCAACGTCGCCAAGGCCAAGGAAGCCCTGAAGGCGTGTGGCAAGCCGAACGGCTTCACCACCACCATCGCGGTCCGCAACAACAAGCCGGTCGAGGTGGCCACGGCCCAGTCGCTGCAGGCGTCGCTGAAGAAGGTCGGCATCACCGCGCAGATCGACCAGTTCGACGGTTCGCAGACCACCGGCATCATCGGCAGCCCCTCGAACGTGAAGAAGAAGGGCTACGGCATCATCATCATGGGCTGGGGTCCGGACTTCCCGACCGTCCAGGGCTTCGGTCTGCCGCTGTGGGACAGCAAGTACATCGCGCCGAGCGGTAACAACAACTTCGCCCTGATCAACGACAAGACCATCGACGGTCTTTTCGACCAGTACGTCACCACGCTGGACGAAGCGGGCAAGACCAAGCTCTCGACGGAGATCAACCACAAGGTCATGGAGGGCGCGTACTACCTGCCCTTCACCTTCGAGAAGTTCATCAACTGGCGCGGCGACAACCTCGCGAACGTCTACACGACGGACAACTACAGCGGTACGTACGACTTCGTCAACCTCGGTCTGAAGAACCCGAAGAAGTAA
- a CDS encoding ABC transporter permease: protein MLAYLIRRLFAAAVMLVVIVMVVFGIFFLVPKWAGVDIASSFVGKQADPAAVEAVRQKLGLSDPIYSQVWEFFKGIFAGRTYSGGGDVTHCAAPCFGYSFRSEQAVWPVLTDRFPVTLGLALGAAVLWLVFGVAAGVLSALKRGSIWDRGAMVVALAGVSLPIYFTGLLSLAIFAFGLKWINAQYVPFDQSISGWFGGMILPWITLAFLYAAMYARITRATMLEILGEDYIRTARAKGLKEQVVIGKHAMRSTMTPILTMLGMDLGALIGGAILTESTFNLPGLGRAVLDAIRNQDLPIILGVTLITSLAVLIANLVVDVLYAVIDPRVRLS from the coding sequence GTGCTCGCTTACCTCATCAGGCGGCTGTTCGCCGCCGCAGTGATGCTGGTGGTCATCGTCATGGTGGTCTTCGGCATCTTCTTCCTCGTCCCCAAGTGGGCGGGCGTGGACATCGCCTCGAGCTTCGTGGGCAAGCAGGCCGACCCGGCCGCTGTCGAGGCCGTACGGCAGAAGCTGGGCCTGAGCGACCCGATCTACTCCCAGGTCTGGGAGTTCTTCAAGGGCATCTTCGCCGGACGCACCTACTCGGGCGGTGGCGACGTCACGCACTGCGCCGCGCCCTGCTTCGGCTACTCCTTCCGCAGCGAGCAGGCCGTCTGGCCGGTGCTCACCGACCGATTCCCGGTGACCCTGGGTCTCGCGCTCGGTGCCGCCGTGCTGTGGCTGGTCTTCGGTGTCGCGGCCGGTGTGCTCTCCGCGCTCAAGCGGGGCAGCATCTGGGACCGTGGCGCGATGGTCGTCGCCCTGGCGGGTGTCTCCCTCCCCATCTACTTCACCGGTCTGCTCAGCCTGGCGATCTTCGCCTTCGGCCTGAAATGGATCAACGCGCAGTACGTGCCCTTCGACCAGAGCATCAGCGGCTGGTTCGGCGGCATGATCCTGCCCTGGATCACCCTCGCGTTCCTCTACGCGGCGATGTACGCCCGGATCACCCGCGCCACCATGCTGGAGATCCTCGGCGAGGACTACATCCGCACGGCGCGCGCCAAGGGCCTCAAGGAGCAGGTCGTCATCGGAAAGCACGCCATGCGCTCCACGATGACCCCCATCCTCACCATGCTGGGCATGGACCTCGGCGCCCTCATCGGCGGTGCCATCCTGACGGAGTCGACGTTCAACCTGCCCGGCCTCGGCCGCGCGGTGCTCGACGCCATCCGGAACCAGGACCTGCCCATCATCCTGGGCGTCACCCTGATCACTTCTCTCGCGGTGCTGATCGCCAACCTCGTGGTGGACGTCCTGTACGCCGTGATCGACCCCCGAGTGAGGCTCTCATGA
- a CDS encoding ABC transporter ATP-binding protein, with amino-acid sequence MTELSKSGAVAEPVVDSPAPSAFLEVRDLKVHFPTDDGLVKSVDGLSFQLEKGKTLGIVGESGSGKSVTSLGIMGLHTAGQYGKRKAQISGEIWLNGTELLSADPDYVRKLRGREMAMIFQDPLSALHPYYTIGQQIVEAYRIHHKVDKKTAKRRAVEMLDRVGIPQPDKRVDSYPHEFSGGMRQRAMIAMSLVNNPELLIADEPTTALDVTVQAQILDLIRDLQKEFGSAVIVITHDLGVVAELSDDILVMYGGRCIERGPAEKVFYEPRHPYTWGLLGSMPRLDREQTERLIPVKGSPPSLINLPSGCAFNPRCPYADVPKDNVTRTVRPELTEVGGRHWAACHMTQEQRERIWIEEIAPKL; translated from the coding sequence ATGACCGAACTCAGCAAGAGCGGAGCGGTGGCCGAGCCCGTCGTGGACTCGCCCGCGCCCTCCGCCTTCCTCGAAGTACGCGACCTGAAGGTGCACTTCCCGACCGACGACGGTCTGGTCAAGTCCGTCGACGGGCTCAGCTTCCAGCTGGAGAAGGGCAAGACCCTCGGCATCGTGGGCGAGTCCGGCTCCGGCAAGTCGGTGACCTCGCTCGGCATCATGGGTCTGCACACGGCCGGCCAGTACGGCAAGCGCAAGGCACAGATCTCCGGTGAGATCTGGCTGAACGGCACCGAACTGCTGTCCGCCGACCCGGACTACGTGCGCAAGCTGCGTGGCCGCGAGATGGCGATGATCTTCCAGGATCCGCTGTCCGCGCTGCACCCGTACTACACGATCGGTCAGCAGATCGTGGAGGCGTACCGCATCCACCACAAGGTGGACAAGAAGACGGCGAAGCGCCGCGCGGTCGAGATGCTCGACCGGGTGGGCATTCCGCAGCCGGACAAGCGCGTGGACAGCTACCCGCACGAGTTCTCCGGCGGTATGCGCCAGCGCGCGATGATCGCGATGTCGCTGGTCAACAACCCCGAGCTGCTCATCGCGGACGAGCCGACGACCGCCCTGGACGTGACCGTCCAGGCGCAGATCCTCGACCTGATCCGGGACCTGCAGAAGGAGTTCGGCTCCGCGGTCATCGTCATCACCCACGACCTGGGCGTCGTCGCCGAGCTCTCCGACGACATCCTGGTGATGTACGGCGGCCGTTGCATCGAGCGCGGTCCCGCCGAGAAGGTGTTCTACGAGCCCCGGCACCCCTACACCTGGGGGCTGCTCGGCTCGATGCCGCGCCTGGACCGTGAGCAGACCGAACGCCTCATCCCCGTCAAGGGCTCTCCGCCCTCGCTGATCAACCTCCCGTCCGGCTGCGCCTTCAACCCGCGCTGCCCGTACGCGGACGTTCCCAAGGACAACGTGACCCGCACGGTCCGTCCCGAGCTGACCGAGGTCGGCGGACGGCACTGGGCCGCCTGCCACATGACCCAGGAGCAGCGGGAACGCATCTGGATCGAAGAGATTGCGCCGAAGCTGTGA
- a CDS encoding ABC transporter ATP-binding protein, producing MPAQAQDEGGATLTKDAAPGDVLLKVTGLQKHFPIRKGLLQRQVGAVRAVDGLDFEVRAGETLGVVGESGCGKSTMGRLITRLLEPTEGKVEFQGKDITHLGVSGMRPMRRDVQMIFQDPYSSLNPRHTVGTIISAPFKLQGVTPEGGVKKEVQRLLSVVGLNPEHYNRYPHEFSGGQRQRIGIARALALNPKLVVADEPVSALDVSIQAQVVNLLDDLQQELGLTYVIIAHDLSVVRHVSDRIAVMYLGKIVELADRDLLYSAPMHPYTKALMSAVPIPDPKRKNAKSERILLTGDVPSPISPPSGCRFHTRCWKATEICKTTEPPLLELKPGQQVACHHPENFEDQAPQDTVLLSIAKQAAEFVADEVLAESAETSAAVAAELHAAETPAEETTTAAAEEPPVAAAEEPAPVAAAEEPAAVVSEEPAEVVSEEPAAVVSEEPAEAVVADEPDASEESGTVAPKETGTDTQK from the coding sequence ATTCCCGCACAGGCACAGGACGAAGGCGGCGCCACCCTCACCAAGGACGCCGCTCCCGGTGACGTCCTGCTGAAGGTGACCGGACTGCAGAAGCACTTCCCCATCCGGAAGGGTCTGCTGCAGCGTCAGGTCGGAGCCGTGCGCGCCGTCGACGGTCTCGACTTCGAGGTGCGCGCCGGGGAGACCCTGGGCGTCGTGGGCGAGTCCGGCTGCGGCAAGTCCACGATGGGCCGGCTCATCACACGGCTGCTCGAACCGACCGAGGGCAAGGTCGAGTTCCAGGGCAAGGACATCACGCACCTCGGTGTGAGCGGCATGCGGCCGATGCGCCGTGACGTCCAGATGATCTTCCAGGACCCGTACTCGTCACTCAACCCCCGCCACACGGTCGGCACGATCATCAGTGCCCCGTTCAAGCTGCAGGGCGTGACCCCCGAGGGCGGCGTCAAGAAGGAGGTCCAGCGACTGCTGTCGGTCGTCGGCCTCAACCCCGAGCACTACAACCGGTATCCGCACGAGTTCTCCGGCGGCCAGCGCCAGCGCATCGGCATCGCCCGCGCGCTCGCGCTGAACCCGAAGCTGGTCGTCGCGGACGAGCCGGTGTCGGCGCTGGACGTGTCCATCCAGGCGCAGGTCGTCAACCTTCTCGACGACCTGCAGCAGGAGCTCGGCCTCACGTACGTGATCATCGCGCACGACCTGTCGGTCGTCCGGCACGTCTCGGACCGGATCGCGGTGATGTACCTCGGCAAGATCGTGGAGCTCGCCGACCGCGACCTGCTCTACTCGGCGCCGATGCACCCGTACACCAAGGCCCTGATGTCCGCGGTGCCGATCCCGGACCCGAAGCGCAAGAACGCGAAGAGCGAGCGGATTCTGCTCACGGGCGACGTGCCCTCGCCGATCTCGCCGCCGAGCGGCTGCCGCTTCCACACGCGGTGCTGGAAGGCCACGGAGATCTGCAAGACGACCGAGCCGCCGCTCCTGGAGCTGAAGCCCGGCCAGCAGGTCGCCTGCCACCACCCGGAGAACTTCGAGGACCAGGCACCGCAGGACACGGTGCTGCTGTCCATTGCGAAGCAGGCAGCCGAGTTCGTGGCCGACGAGGTGCTGGCGGAGTCGGCGGAGACGTCGGCGGCGGTGGCCGCCGAACTGCACGCCGCCGAGACCCCGGCGGAGGAGACCACGACGGCCGCCGCCGAGGAGCCCCCGGTGGCCGCTGCGGAGGAGCCCGCCCCGGTGGCCGCTGCGGAGGAGCCCGCCGCGGTGGTGTCCGAGGAGCCCGCCGAGGTGGTGTCCGAGGAGCCCGCCGCGGTGGTGTCCGAGGAGCCCGCCGAGGCGGTCGTCGCCGATGAGCCGGACGCGTCGGAGGAATCGGGAACGGTCGCGCCGAAGGAAACCGGGACCGACACCCAGAAGTAG